The Tenuifilum thalassicum genome includes the window ACAATGAACTTATAGCAGTTGGCTCATCACCATTAGTAGTATATCTTATATCCAGATTATCCTGACCTTCAAACAGTTCCACAACTATCGATTTACCATCATCACCAACTTTCGACTTAAAACTAACTGCCGATTGTTCAAGTCCATATGAAACGCCAAGTGCGTTTAAGCGATTATAGTGATAGCGAACACGTTTTAAGAACTCATCATAGTCGCGTTCAACAGGATATGTCCATAATACTTCAGAGATGGCTAGAAAACGTGGAAAAACTTTTGAATCGACAGTTTCTTGGGGGGCACGCTCGGTCCACATGTTGCATTCGCCACCAAGCACCAAGTCATATCTGGCAGAATCGGCACCTTCAGGAATAGGATTAAAGCTGTAAACCTTTTGAAGACTTGTAACCTCAACAGAATAATCGAAATAGCAATGGCTTGTTGGCGAAACAATAACGGGAGCGTTTGCCTTAAGGGCTTCAGAAGCCCTATCGATTCCGCGCCAAGCCTGTACAATAGCATTATGCGGCCGACCGCCTTCAAGAATTTCATCCCAACCAATTATAGTTTTCCCTTTCGATTCAAGAAACTTAGAAATCCTACTAATAAAATAACGCTGTAACTCCTCGTAGTTGTCTAATTTCTCTCGATGCAACCTTGCTTGGCATTTGGGGCAATTCTCCCATCTATATTTTGGAGCCTCATCGCCGCCTATATGAATGTAAGGCGAAGGGAATAGCTGCACAATCTCAGAAAGCACATCTTGCAAAAAGATAAAGGTAGAATCGTTACCTGCACAATAAATATCCTTGAAAACGCCCCAGTTTGTTTCAACCTTTAGGGGTTTACCAGTACATGAAAGATGTGGATAAGCCGCTAACGCTGCAACCGAATGCCCAGGCATCTCAATTTCAGGCACAATCATAACGTGACGCTTAGTGGCGTAGGCAACAATCTCACGAACATCATCCTGTGTGTAAAAACCGCCGTAAACGGTTCCATCGGCGTTGGTGCGCCATGCCCCTACACTGGTCAGTTTGGGATACTCTTTAATCTCAATCCGCCAGCCCTGGTCTTCGGTAAGGTGCCAGTGCAAAACATTCATTTTATGGTAGGCCAGCAAGTCGATGTATCGCTTTACAAAATCTTTTTCCATGAAATGCCGACAACAATCGAGGTTCATGCCTCGCCACGAGAATCGGGGTTTATCAACAATAGCTAAGCAAGGAATACTAATCTTATGGGCATTAAAACTATTACTCTCAAAATCACTCGGAAATAGCTGTCGCAAAGTTTGAATGGCATAAAAGAATCCCGATGAACGATTTGCCTTAATTATAATTTGCTTTGGTGTAATTTCCAAGATATAGCCTTCGGTTCCTAAACTATCGGGGCACTCGTCACTAGTGAGAAATATTGAGTTTTGGGATGGAACATTTTGGTCATTTCTGCCCTCAATACAACCTATCCCCTTATCATTGAGAAAATCTAAAAGGTATGCAGCGTTTTCTTTAGCAGCACTATCTGTACTATTTGCAAAAACTGTTGTTTTATTGCTTATTGTAAACTTACCTTTCAGCTCTTTAAGATGAACGGGTTTTGGAATAATGCTCACCTGATTAGGTTGACGACACGATGTAATTGCCACCAGTGCAATGATTGAAAAAAGCAAGTTCCTCAT containing:
- a CDS encoding glycoside hydrolase family 20 protein; this translates as MMRNLLFSIIALVAITSCRQPNQVSIIPKPVHLKELKGKFTISNKTTVFANSTDSAAKENAAYLLDFLNDKGIGCIEGRNDQNVPSQNSIFLTSDECPDSLGTEGYILEITPKQIIIKANRSSGFFYAIQTLRQLFPSDFESNSFNAHKISIPCLAIVDKPRFSWRGMNLDCCRHFMEKDFVKRYIDLLAYHKMNVLHWHLTEDQGWRIEIKEYPKLTSVGAWRTNADGTVYGGFYTQDDVREIVAYATKRHVMIVPEIEMPGHSVAALAAYPHLSCTGKPLKVETNWGVFKDIYCAGNDSTFIFLQDVLSEIVQLFPSPYIHIGGDEAPKYRWENCPKCQARLHREKLDNYEELQRYFISRISKFLESKGKTIIGWDEILEGGRPHNAIVQAWRGIDRASEALKANAPVIVSPTSHCYFDYSVEVTSLQKVYSFNPIPEGADSARYDLVLGGECNMWTERAPQETVDSKVFPRFLAISEVLWTYPVERDYDEFLKRVRYHYNRLNALGVSYGLEQSAVSFKSKVGDDGKSIVVELFEGQDNLDIRYTTNGDEPTAISSLYRKPISLTQSTTVRAAAFSNGVRVGEVFERSFAISKSLNKPVELAYSPAEKYLGGGLNALVDGRLGTEKYNDGIWQAVQGDDIIATVDLGSIQTVSTISVGFLKNTPSWIFLPKRVEFYHSSNGKDFLPFGFKDNPVNPKQEGVTIFRFKADAKKSIATRWIKVVAINPGPCPDWHPASGSPTWLFADEIVVE